In Erigeron canadensis isolate Cc75 chromosome 8, C_canadensis_v1, whole genome shotgun sequence, the DNA window CATACAgaaaaatctttatattttccacataactatacaaaaatatagattttacaAACTTACATATCTTTAAATATGGACAAATACACGCTAACGTTGTAACTTTAGACAGCTTCAAAATGTTAGTAGATACATTGGAGATATCCTTAATATAAGTGGAAGTTTGAAATTGATTTTAGATGAAATTATTCTATAACTGTAATAGcaaatgtaaataataaaaaaatatttgactataaaaatgattatttgcatttaattaagaaaaaaacgTAATTTTAAAAACGCAACTAAGGACATGATTTTTCAATACAAGTAGACACTTTGTTGTTAAAAGAAACACCAGTTATGGATTAGgggaaaaagaataaaaaatcttagttatgttttcattatattaGTTGATAGATGTTAATTCAACATACCCCAAGTACACTTGTTTTGATTTATATTTCATTCGTTAATGAAATATATCATTCTTAGAAAAAATCGTAATCTTATTATAACTTAATCAATTTACTAAAACATATACTATCATTGATTCCATTGAACAGCAATTTGTGCCGGAAGGTTCGGAAAtactcgtaaaaaaaaaaaaacgaatgaAAAGCTTATTGCAAGAAGACAATTTAGTGAGCAAAGAGAGATGTAGTTTGCCATGCACTTTGAGCCAAACAACCCCTGTATTTGACATTTGACTTGTTAGAGTCTAACATATCAAACATcaagataaataataatataatttatataaagcaCAGGAAAAACAAATGCTCATGTAATCAAGGCTTACAATTGTCGTCCTCTTGTGTTTGGAACCTTTTGCATTGCACTGTATGCATTTTCTTGCTACTTTGCTAGGTGTACATCATGTACTATACATCATATCTATACCTATAACTTGTTTGGGTATTTTCTTTCTAAATGGTAAAGTATCATACTTTCATTCCTATATTAAAGGAATGTGTTGTATAAAATCTAGGATTTTCCCAAAACTCTTCCTTTGATCCACTTTTGACGTGCGTATGTTTACGGTTTACCCctctaaaaaacatttttatatacatgTTAGATTTAATTTCAAAATTCTGTGTTTTGTTTACATTTGTAGTTAGACGTAAACCACAAATTGAACAAACTACATAGACTAATCTTGCATGCTATTAACTCTACAATCTAAAATGACATTGCCTAGCCTATTTATCTTTGTTATTATCACCAACAAATAGTAAATTACTAATGAAGTCGAAATTTTTCCAAAAACTATTGACTGCAAGACAAGCAATTTAACCGGCCAtatctagatttttttttatcaaaaaatcatttttttcttttactttgtaatattgtttaaaccatatatataaagaaaagaaaaaaaagagagttGAGATATACTTGGATATTATGGAATAGTGATTGATCGGTCAATACGTGAGCTGTGTCGAACTCAACAGTTCATGCATGCTCACTTACTAAGTCAAATTACAACAGTGTCAACACTcgacattttattattatattaatttgtatataaacTATGTACAATATGTAGATACTCGCTTAAGTCTTAACTCTTATGTGCTaacattcattatttttttttttgttgtatttttattaagtttagaGAGAAATTACTTGAGTACCCAAACAAGGTTTTGATATACGCTTTTATTGAATTTATTTCATGTTACTACCCTGTCAATCACAAATTTCTCCTTGTCATTTTATAAATCCGCAAGATCTTCCTTGCAATTTTACTATATCGAGATATCTTACTGTCATTATCATGCCATAAACTCAAAGTTGATAGAGTTTTATTAAAgcatttgatttttttcaagAATTAGATAAGGATTGATTTGATTTATGAAAATGTATACCTGGCATAATTTTACAAGGCTAGCTGGTCATTTTGATGTATCATATTCtctttgaataaataaataaaaaataataatgtatcGTTTAACAAAACTCTGTTAATAACTTTCTAAcaatataaatatgatatttaataAAACGAAATCATAAGATTAGGAATAAATATTAGTACGTAGATTATTTGAGGCAAAAACTTAAGTGGTATTTCAGTACTCCTATGAGcaatattttaaataccggtatataccggccggtattaccggtatttgaGAGTACTCCGGTATTTAAATCCCGgtattttcattatttcataccggccggtattttccggtattatcgttccggtatttccggtattttcattttttttttgaaatttttttaaatatttatttatgatactttaatgttagttattgttatttgtgtaatttaaaccttatattatgttatgaaatacctatttgtaattatttttgagtaattataattgttttttttactattttcgttaaattgtaacaaattttgtagaataataataaactaaattaaaatagtcGTTCCAGCCGGTATTTTCGGTAATtccgataataccggtaataccggaaattttTTTCATACCAgtatgattaaaataccggtttttaaaacattgcctATGAGGATCTCGAGCCTAGGGAGACTTAGGTTTGAATTCCGATGTACCAATGTTTACTCCTAGTAATCGTCATGTCGTTTGACAGATTAATAGGAGTTTTTCATTTCTCTATCATTCGAGagttaagaaaagaaaaaatatgtaaattgcACTTAAAAAAGAATCATTAGaaggttttgttaaaaatatatcattacTCACAAATTTAACATGTGTCTTTTAAGGCCATATCCAaacaaaatctatatctatacatttataaaacattataatctatactacttatataaacaaactactcccTTTCTCAtttaactctctacctttgaattacctaatataccctctACATTTAAACTACCTCCACACACCTTATCCTTGAAATTCTGaaattactcttaataaaaaaaactccacAATTACCTAAACtccctattgttataaaattcccattaactctaaaattattattgctatggataaaaaaaaaacatcttaattgtcataaattatattacaaaatgtttaaacaataattgtttttttataacttacgaaattacgaaccaattatgtcctttgtataaatgttaatctttgactatttatttttttaattgcccTAGTTACCTTCCTtacaattgtaagtggttatttttcatggttaatgtttgcacttcattatcTTTTGCACCTAATacgcgacttatttttagaatgatatatatagttagatcctgcattgacacatctcatgaaagtaaattGAACTTTATAAACCGTTACGGTGTCTAAATCATTATACACCGTCTCGTTATACACCGTCGCCGCTGCAACGTGCAAGCCCCACTCTAGTTTATAATAAACTAAACAACCAATTTACATCTGGTCTTCCCCTGTTGACCCAGTTCCTACAATGACCCCTTTGCTCTTTATATCAAGCCAGTTGCCCATCCTCTTATAAAATCTTTCCCTTTCACAAttcttcattttcaattttcacaccccaaaaaaaccaaacacacaaaaacactctctttctctcaaacaaaaataaaatgccAAAATTCAAGCTGAAAATCTTCAAATCATGTCGCTCAAAAGACCCTTCTACTCTCCCAATTCCAATTACACCACCcaaaaaccaccaccaccaccaccaaccacaCCGATCTTCTTTCAAAAGCCATGTCTCATCCGCTTTCGGATGTGGGTCCAAATCCATCGACAATTCCGACTCAGACAACTATTTCCAATGGCAAGAAGACGACCAATGGCACGTCGTCGCTAAAATCTACGACGTCGAATCGCCTAGAAAAAAAATCTACAACTCATCTGTCTCCGAGGATAACAACTcggatgacgatgatgatgttttcccacttccattacTTCCTCTACCACGCCTAGTCGTTAATAAAAGACAACGTAGGCGTGGtagtaaaaaaataatgaatattAATGGGAAGTCAAAAAACATGATTGGTTGTTTCGATACTGAAAGAACCAGTAATAATGTTGAAACAGAAACCGAAACCGAAAGTTTGATTTCTTCTTCTAGAAGCTTCTCAACCGATTCATCAACTGATTTTAATCCACAACTAGAAACCATCCGTGAAAATTCGGTTACTACTACAAACAGACACAAACCGAAAAAGAAGCGGCCCACTTCTTTTTCAAAACGTACTAAGCGTGTTTATAAAAATGGAATGTTGACATTTTCTTGTAAAAGTGGTTCTGGTTCCAGCGGTACTGCTGGAACCGGGACCACTAGTGCCTCGCCGGAGTGGGGATCTCCAGCGAGGCTTTCGGTATTTAAGAAAATGATACCGTGTAATGTGGAAGGAAAAATTAAGGAAAGTTTTGCAATAGTGAAAAAGTCAGAAGATCCATATGATGATTTTAAGAAGTCAATGTTGGAGATGATAATGGAGAAACAAATGTATGAAGAGAGTGATTTGGAACAGCTTTTACAATGTTTCTTGTCTTTAAATTCAAGGTTTCATCATGGGGTCATTGTGGAAGCTTTTTCGGAGATTTGGGACACCATGTTTGGTGCTATTAatgatgatcatgatcatgATTTAACTTCTTCATAATGAAATgtatgtatatcagtatatgtatatgtagatTTATTATTACCATCACTACTCTAAAGTCAACAAATTAATCCCATGTTCatgttattatcattatatctAAGAATCtaactaattattataatatatgtatgataaaatatataagtaaatggataacaaatatgtttttatatataaactttatttgtcatattttttgtaagcatatcaaattattattattagttaacaaTTTTCTGATTATGTTATGAGTTATAAATGTGCAATTAACATCGATAAGACCACCAAATAGTAGTTTCCTACTTTCCTATACTTTTTGTCTTT includes these proteins:
- the LOC122580494 gene encoding transcription repressor OFP7-like, yielding MPKFKLKIFKSCRSKDPSTLPIPITPPKNHHHHHQPHRSSFKSHVSSAFGCGSKSIDNSDSDNYFQWQEDDQWHVVAKIYDVESPRKKIYNSSVSEDNNSDDDDDVFPLPLLPLPRLVVNKRQRRRGSKKIMNINGKSKNMIGCFDTERTSNNVETETETESLISSSRSFSTDSSTDFNPQLETIRENSVTTTNRHKPKKKRPTSFSKRTKRVYKNGMLTFSCKSGSGSSGTAGTGTTSASPEWGSPARLSVFKKMIPCNVEGKIKESFAIVKKSEDPYDDFKKSMLEMIMEKQMYEESDLEQLLQCFLSLNSRFHHGVIVEAFSEIWDTMFGAINDDHDHDLTSS